One segment of Pseudobythopirellula maris DNA contains the following:
- a CDS encoding sigma-70 family RNA polymerase sigma factor, with amino-acid sequence MHDPPSNNPGGDGPDESSGAGLPGMSELDRFIDLLTRNQSGLRAYIFAALGNHNDAADVMQRTNLVLWKNAASFRPDAEFMPWAVTIAKYEILSFYRDRSRDKLVFSSEVASLLMQSAQDEVADPGERQDALRTCLKTLPKKSRQMIQMRYEEGGTLLQIAENLGRTENAIKCAFLRVRRALENCVERQLKA; translated from the coding sequence ATGCACGATCCCCCCAGCAACAACCCCGGTGGCGACGGCCCCGACGAATCGTCGGGCGCCGGCTTGCCGGGCATGTCGGAGCTCGACCGTTTTATTGACTTGCTGACCCGCAACCAGTCGGGCTTGCGGGCCTACATATTCGCGGCGCTCGGCAACCACAACGACGCCGCCGACGTGATGCAGCGGACCAACTTGGTGCTGTGGAAGAACGCGGCGAGCTTCCGGCCCGACGCCGAGTTCATGCCGTGGGCCGTGACGATCGCCAAATACGAGATCCTTTCGTTTTATCGAGACCGTAGTCGCGACAAGCTGGTATTTTCGAGCGAGGTCGCCAGCCTGTTGATGCAGTCCGCTCAAGACGAGGTCGCCGACCCGGGCGAACGGCAAGACGCTTTGCGGACGTGCCTAAAAACACTGCCCAAGAAGAGTCGCCAAATGATCCAGATGCGTTACGAAGAGGGCGGCACGCTTTTGCAGATCGCGGAGAACCTGGGCCGGACGGAGAACGCCATAAAATGCGCTTTCCTACGGGTCCGCCGTGCGCTAGAGAATTGTGTCGAGCGTCAGTTAAAGGCCTGA
- a CDS encoding glycoside hydrolase family 16 protein produces MNRNRLPASRVIALLGALATAALLASASAAWATAPQQDENLRLLWSDEFDTDGSPDPQHWGCERGFVRNRELQWYQPDNARCEDGVLVIEARRERVPNPGHDPEASSRQRRWAARRSHAEYSSASLTTRGKHAWRYGRLEVKAKIDAQPGMWPAIWTLGESGHWPACGEIDLMEYYRGEILANAAWRGERPRVVWDESRLPIEELGAGWADRFHVWRMDWDAESIRLSVDDRLLNEIRVSDADGGGESGQNPFSQPHYLILNLAVGGTNGGDPSGSRFPSRYSIDYVRVYQQLPAVDR; encoded by the coding sequence ATGAATCGCAATCGACTACCGGCCAGCCGCGTCATTGCGCTGTTGGGGGCTCTCGCCACAGCGGCCTTGCTAGCGTCAGCGAGTGCGGCCTGGGCGACAGCCCCCCAGCAAGACGAGAACCTGCGGCTCCTTTGGTCGGACGAGTTCGACACGGATGGCTCGCCCGACCCGCAACATTGGGGCTGCGAGCGCGGCTTTGTCCGGAATCGCGAGCTGCAGTGGTACCAGCCCGACAACGCCCGATGCGAAGACGGCGTGCTCGTGATCGAGGCGCGCCGCGAGCGCGTGCCCAATCCGGGGCACGACCCCGAGGCCTCGTCGCGTCAGCGGCGGTGGGCGGCCCGCCGCTCCCACGCCGAATACAGCTCCGCGTCTCTGACGACACGCGGCAAGCACGCCTGGCGTTACGGCAGGCTTGAGGTGAAGGCGAAGATCGACGCCCAACCCGGCATGTGGCCGGCGATCTGGACGCTCGGCGAGAGCGGCCATTGGCCCGCCTGTGGTGAGATCGACCTGATGGAGTACTACCGGGGCGAGATACTCGCAAACGCCGCCTGGCGTGGCGAGCGGCCGCGTGTGGTGTGGGACGAATCGCGTCTGCCGATCGAGGAGCTAGGCGCCGGATGGGCCGATCGTTTCCACGTGTGGCGCATGGACTGGGACGCCGAGAGCATCCGGCTCTCGGTCGACGACCGACTGCTGAACGAGATCCGTGTGAGCGACGCCGACGGCGGGGGCGAATCGGGTCAGAACCCATTCAGCCAGCCGCACTACCTGATCCTCAACCTCGCGGTGGGCGGGACCAACGGCGGCGATCCGAGCGGCTCGCGGTTCCCCTCGAGGTACTCGATCGACTACGTCCGCGTGTACCAGCAGCTCCCAGCCGTCGACCGCTAG
- a CDS encoding transglutaminase-like domain-containing protein has protein sequence MSKIQVRTTLIYEVRQPTNFLFNIGVEQSDYQRCLEEHFTSNPEVPIEACNVGAEGNRLHRAFVQPCELRIDYSALVELTPEVDTSCEVGETDISQLPPQVLPYLNPSRYCESDLLARFAFEEFGQLPRGYQRVQAIADWVNDHLDYEPGTTSGTTTAADVLLQRAGVCRDYAHLAVALCRGIGVPARYLAAYAVDLQPPDFHGVFEAFLDGHWYLFDATRLAPVQGFVRIGTGRDAADVAFATLNGVAILQEKTVTTVWADDAPHQDPPPADEAIATA, from the coding sequence ATGAGCAAAATCCAAGTCCGCACCACGCTGATTTACGAAGTCCGTCAGCCGACAAACTTCCTGTTCAACATCGGCGTCGAGCAGTCGGACTACCAACGCTGCCTCGAGGAGCATTTCACCAGCAACCCCGAGGTACCGATCGAGGCGTGCAACGTGGGGGCCGAGGGCAACCGGCTCCACCGGGCGTTTGTTCAGCCGTGCGAATTGCGTATCGACTACTCGGCGCTCGTTGAGCTCACCCCCGAGGTCGACACCAGCTGCGAGGTCGGCGAGACCGACATCTCGCAGCTCCCCCCGCAGGTGCTGCCGTACCTCAACCCGAGCCGCTACTGCGAGAGCGACCTGCTCGCGCGGTTCGCTTTCGAGGAATTCGGCCAGTTGCCGCGCGGCTACCAACGGGTCCAGGCGATCGCCGATTGGGTGAACGACCACCTCGACTACGAGCCCGGCACGACGAGCGGCACGACCACCGCCGCCGACGTGCTGCTGCAACGCGCCGGCGTCTGCCGCGACTACGCCCACTTGGCGGTGGCGCTCTGCCGCGGCATCGGGGTGCCGGCTCGGTACTTGGCGGCGTACGCGGTCGACTTGCAGCCGCCCGATTTTCACGGCGTGTTCGAGGCGTTTCTCGACGGCCACTGGTACCTGTTCGACGCCACACGCTTGGCGCCCGTGCAAGGCTTTGTGCGCATCGGCACCGGCCGCGACGCGGCCGACGTGGCCTTCGCCACCCTCAACGGCGTGGCGATCCTGCAAGAAAAGACGGTGACAACCGTCTGGGCAGACGACGCGCCGCACCAAGACCCGCCGCCGGCCGACGAGGCCATCGCGACCGCTTGA
- a CDS encoding proteasome-type protease, whose amino-acid sequence MTFCVGIEVREGIVALADTRIVRGSEHVNKQKIGTLQHGDRSVFTMTSGLRSVRDKTHCYLEEVLRCGDRSEMRRLYEFANLFGEQLRRVKAEDGPSLSSTGHSFNLHAILGGRLADDERPRLHYVYPEGNWVTTAEDSPYFMIGRTYYGRPILDRLLDYETPLRSAVALAVMAFDATRSSVTDVGFPIDVAVLAANQHHPTIVRYSESDLAETTQWWAQRLKQSLAELPVGWADPLLSSQIIQDNQNVQTNQSGPNGPNIAGPNAVGPNAGGQPVVN is encoded by the coding sequence ATGACGTTTTGTGTAGGAATCGAGGTCCGTGAGGGGATTGTCGCCCTGGCCGACACCCGCATCGTGCGCGGCAGTGAGCACGTGAACAAGCAGAAGATCGGTACGCTGCAACACGGCGACCGTTCGGTTTTCACCATGACCAGCGGGCTCCGCTCGGTCCGTGACAAAACGCACTGCTATCTCGAGGAAGTGTTGCGCTGTGGCGATCGCAGCGAGATGCGGCGGCTGTACGAGTTCGCCAACCTGTTCGGCGAACAGCTCCGCCGGGTGAAGGCGGAGGACGGCCCGTCGCTCTCCTCGACCGGTCACTCCTTCAATCTGCACGCCATCCTTGGAGGCAGGCTGGCCGACGACGAGCGGCCTCGGCTGCACTACGTTTACCCCGAGGGCAACTGGGTCACCACGGCCGAGGACTCGCCCTACTTCATGATCGGACGGACGTACTACGGCAGGCCGATCCTCGACCGTTTGCTCGACTACGAAACGCCGCTCCGCTCGGCGGTGGCCCTGGCCGTGATGGCGTTCGACGCCACACGGTCGAGTGTGACCGACGTCGGCTTCCCGATCGACGTGGCCGTGCTGGCCGCCAACCAGCACCACCCGACGATCGTGCGTTACTCCGAATCCGATTTGGCCGAGACCACCCAGTGGTGGGCGCAACGGCTCAAGCAGTCGCTCGCCGAGTTGCCGGTCGGCTGGGCCGATCCTTTGCTGAGCAGCCAGATCATACAAGACAATCAGAACGTGCAGACCAACCAGAGCGGACCCAATGGCCCGAACATCGCTGGCCCGAACGCCGTCGGCCCGAACGCCGGTGGTCAGCCCGTCGTCAATTAG
- a CDS encoding glycoside hydrolase family 2 TIM barrel-domain containing protein, giving the protein MIMTSPMITPLGHTLLALGGCLLAASFATAVEWEDQSVFRVNKEEPHATKMPWPDAESARSEPRMASPYCRLLNGEWKFHWSRRPEERPADFYTADFDDSAWGEIPVPSNVELEGHGVPIYANSEYPFKRDAPRVMGEPRRDWTSYEDRNPVSSYRKTFTLPNDWAGRRTRVVFNGVDSAFYLWCNGQKVGYSQDSRTPAEFDLTPYLQEGENLLAVEVYRFSDGSYLECQDFWRLSGIFRDVYLWSSATLDLRDFELSASLDDAYEKGVLSVQTWTKNHSDTASGYSVEARLLDGDQELARLGLMGEAAAGGEDVATASADSLDIEPWSAEKPRLYDLVLELKNSEGETTAVYSRKVGFRTSEIKEGQLLVNGEPVLIKGVNRHDHHHVTGHYVSEEAMREGLDQMKRLNVNAIRTSHYPNDPRFLELCDEYGFYVVSEANIETHGYGRSRNPLPKDMSWYEAHLDRVRNNVELHKNHACAVIWSMGNEAGDGPVFAKILEWLHDRDPSRPVQYENAHVSEHRPQTAVDIFAPMYFKVGRVQGYIDAEMQKAPEQRRPLIQCEYSHAMGNSCGGLKEYWDLVRRLPLYQGGFVWDWRDQGLLRHKTPEGGGEPIPYFAYGGDFGDKPNSNNFCMNGVVGADLTPNPHAWEVFHQYRHFLVEPVDVAAASSVRVRVTNEQFFTNAEGTPYRWVVTADGETVASGEDALPALEPQGSAELTIATGVSPNADKEHVLTIEFLQGAERSWGAADRVVAREQVMLPWGERRMDSYAAEGAVELDERDGVTARGDGFAVTFAPASGQMTSYRLAGKELLEGPLRLCFWRAPTDNDRGNRMPGRQGVWRTAGDHAEVESESVSVENGVARLQYKLRVPAGDTTARLVYTVHGDGAVEVAVRVSPRGERLAHLPRVGVQLQLDKSLGEWTWYGRGPHENYLDRNSGAWLGVHSGRVDDLWTRYSETQENSNRTGVRWASFTGEGGGARFESTDGQPLGVAAYPLALDDLEGEHRGVDLVERDFITVHVDHKQQGVAGEDSWGARPLRPYRLPARQAYEYRFRIVPTE; this is encoded by the coding sequence ATGATTATGACCTCACCGATGATCACGCCGCTCGGCCATACTCTCCTTGCGCTCGGCGGTTGCTTGCTGGCCGCGAGCTTCGCTACTGCGGTGGAATGGGAAGACCAATCGGTCTTTCGTGTGAACAAAGAGGAGCCGCACGCCACCAAGATGCCATGGCCCGACGCCGAGTCGGCTCGGTCTGAGCCGCGGATGGCGAGCCCCTATTGCCGGCTGCTCAACGGCGAGTGGAAGTTCCATTGGTCGCGTCGGCCCGAGGAGAGGCCCGCCGATTTCTACACGGCCGACTTCGACGATTCGGCCTGGGGCGAGATCCCCGTGCCGTCGAACGTTGAACTCGAGGGCCACGGCGTGCCGATCTACGCGAACTCGGAGTACCCGTTCAAACGCGACGCCCCGCGCGTTATGGGCGAGCCCCGCAGGGATTGGACCTCCTACGAAGACCGCAACCCGGTCTCCAGTTACCGCAAGACGTTCACTCTGCCCAACGACTGGGCGGGGCGACGCACAAGGGTCGTCTTTAATGGCGTCGACTCGGCGTTCTATTTGTGGTGCAACGGCCAGAAGGTCGGTTACTCGCAAGACAGCCGAACGCCGGCCGAGTTCGATCTGACGCCGTACCTGCAGGAGGGCGAGAACCTGCTCGCCGTGGAGGTCTACCGCTTCAGCGACGGCAGCTATCTGGAGTGCCAGGACTTCTGGCGTCTCAGCGGGATCTTCCGCGACGTTTACCTGTGGAGCTCGGCGACGCTCGACCTGCGTGACTTCGAGCTCAGCGCCTCGCTCGACGACGCCTACGAGAAGGGCGTCCTGTCGGTCCAAACCTGGACCAAGAACCACAGCGACACGGCCAGCGGCTACAGCGTCGAGGCGCGGCTGCTGGACGGCGACCAAGAGCTCGCCCGGCTCGGCCTGATGGGCGAGGCGGCCGCCGGCGGCGAAGACGTTGCGACCGCTTCGGCCGATTCACTCGACATCGAGCCGTGGTCGGCCGAGAAGCCCCGACTATACGACCTGGTGCTTGAACTGAAGAACAGCGAGGGCGAAACGACCGCCGTCTACTCACGCAAGGTCGGGTTCCGCACCAGCGAGATCAAGGAGGGACAGTTGCTGGTCAACGGCGAGCCGGTGCTCATCAAGGGCGTCAATCGCCACGACCACCATCACGTGACGGGCCACTACGTCTCCGAAGAGGCGATGCGTGAGGGCCTCGACCAAATGAAGCGGCTCAACGTGAACGCGATCCGCACGAGCCACTACCCGAACGACCCGCGGTTCCTCGAGCTGTGCGACGAGTACGGTTTTTACGTCGTGAGCGAGGCGAACATCGAGACGCACGGCTACGGCCGCAGCCGCAACCCGTTGCCCAAAGACATGAGCTGGTACGAGGCGCACCTCGACCGGGTGCGCAACAACGTTGAGCTGCACAAGAACCACGCCTGCGCGGTGATTTGGTCGATGGGCAACGAGGCGGGCGACGGCCCGGTGTTCGCCAAGATCCTCGAATGGCTGCACGACCGCGACCCGTCGCGCCCCGTGCAGTACGAGAACGCCCACGTGTCGGAGCACCGCCCGCAAACGGCGGTCGATATCTTTGCGCCCATGTACTTCAAGGTTGGCCGGGTCCAGGGCTACATCGACGCCGAGATGCAGAAGGCGCCCGAGCAGCGGCGGCCGCTCATCCAATGCGAGTACAGCCACGCGATGGGCAACTCGTGCGGCGGGCTCAAAGAGTACTGGGACTTGGTCCGCCGCCTGCCGCTCTACCAAGGGGGCTTTGTCTGGGACTGGCGCGACCAAGGCCTGCTGCGGCACAAGACGCCCGAGGGGGGCGGCGAGCCGATCCCCTACTTCGCCTACGGCGGCGACTTTGGCGACAAGCCCAACAGCAACAACTTCTGCATGAACGGCGTCGTGGGCGCCGACCTTACGCCCAATCCCCACGCCTGGGAGGTGTTCCATCAGTACCGGCACTTCCTTGTTGAGCCGGTCGACGTGGCCGCCGCCTCGTCGGTGCGGGTGCGGGTGACCAACGAGCAGTTCTTTACCAACGCCGAGGGGACCCCCTACCGCTGGGTCGTCACGGCCGACGGTGAGACGGTCGCCAGCGGCGAGGACGCCCTCCCCGCGCTCGAGCCGCAGGGGTCGGCCGAGCTGACCATCGCCACCGGAGTTTCGCCCAATGCCGACAAGGAGCACGTCTTAACCATCGAGTTCCTGCAAGGGGCCGAGCGCTCCTGGGGCGCCGCCGATCGCGTGGTCGCCCGCGAGCAGGTGATGCTCCCTTGGGGCGAGCGGCGAATGGATTCCTACGCGGCAGAGGGCGCGGTCGAACTCGACGAGCGAGACGGCGTTACCGCTCGGGGCGACGGGTTCGCGGTTACGTTCGCTCCGGCGAGTGGTCAGATGACGTCGTACCGCCTCGCCGGCAAGGAGTTGCTCGAGGGGCCGCTGCGGCTCTGCTTCTGGCGGGCCCCGACCGACAACGACCGCGGAAACCGCATGCCGGGTCGGCAAGGCGTTTGGCGCACGGCGGGCGACCACGCCGAGGTCGAATCCGAATCGGTGAGCGTCGAGAACGGCGTGGCGCGACTGCAGTACAAGCTCCGCGTGCCCGCGGGCGACACGACCGCCCGCCTCGTTTACACGGTTCATGGCGACGGCGCCGTCGAGGTCGCCGTGCGCGTTTCGCCCCGTGGTGAGCGGCTGGCCCATCTGCCGCGGGTTGGCGTGCAGCTGCAGCTCGACAAGTCGCTCGGCGAGTGGACCTGGTACGGACGCGGCCCGCACGAGAATTATCTCGACCGCAACAGCGGCGCTTGGCTCGGCGTGCACTCGGGCCGTGTCGACGACCTGTGGACCCGCTACAGCGAGACGCAGGAGAACAGCAACCGCACCGGCGTGCGGTGGGCGTCGTTCACGGGCGAGGGTGGCGGCGCGCGGTTCGAATCGACCGACGGCCAGCCGCTCGGCGTCGCCGCCTACCCGTTGGCCCTCGACGACCTCGAAGGCGAGCACCGCGGCGTCGATCTCGTCGAGCGTGACTTCATCACGGTGCACGTTGATCACAAGCAGCAAGGCGTTGCGGGCGAGGACTCGTGGGGCGCGCGGCCTCTGCGGCCTTACCGCCTGCCCGCCCGACAGGCTTACGAGTACCGCTTCCGCATCGTCCCCACCGAGTAG
- a CDS encoding FecR domain-containing protein → MNQETHPQADAPAEDDLEEVLLRSIDGSVTAEQKEWLDSVLRHNPEIRARASRFLVDESLLAEETRSERRALELTHLLTPPPAAEPARPARGGLLRFIDTHGLLMTAIAAVLMAALLTQNLVTLSKIKRLHSLAIVDPEQDDPAGAVADESDERSWSATEDSQLVARVTGVRDAVWESDESELAFGDAISKGDTVQLASGVLELLLTTGAKVTVEGPASFEASSSIETTLSRGKIAAAVPRSARGYTILTPTSEVVDIGTQFGVSVEDSGDSEVHVFDGDVVARSRQADASTELIHAKRDEAMRFDSESDVPVRFAARNNDFVRSFDRVLSSAELPPLPVHRKLELWLASDTLTEAKEGDAVATWRDLQVGDNDFSDDAWQFDERRCPRLVIDERGRRALRFDGWSTYMATTPMETGARQTVVVAYSPGPTSFANDYHGGILLKYPGAPSMELALFADRSVRGWVWPGQGSASNVGVIRSAPVEHAGVAVAAYAYDSTDDHAELWANGESQGTASAPIALISTGRRYLGSHPHPHIEAGFFGNLYEVLVYNTRLEPAEMDELNHYFQQRYAETAAP, encoded by the coding sequence ATGAACCAAGAAACCCACCCACAGGCAGACGCCCCCGCCGAAGACGATCTGGAGGAAGTGCTCCTCCGGTCGATCGACGGCTCGGTGACCGCCGAGCAAAAGGAGTGGCTCGACTCGGTGTTGCGCCACAATCCGGAGATCCGTGCGCGGGCAAGCCGCTTTCTTGTCGACGAGTCGCTGCTCGCCGAGGAGACGCGTAGCGAGCGACGCGCCTTGGAGCTCACCCACTTGCTGACGCCGCCGCCCGCCGCCGAGCCGGCTCGCCCCGCTCGGGGTGGCCTGCTGCGGTTTATCGACACCCATGGCTTGTTGATGACCGCCATCGCCGCGGTGCTGATGGCGGCTCTCCTGACTCAGAACTTGGTAACGCTCTCGAAGATCAAGCGCCTCCACTCTCTGGCCATCGTTGATCCGGAGCAAGACGATCCGGCCGGCGCCGTGGCCGACGAGAGCGACGAGCGCAGCTGGTCCGCCACGGAAGACTCGCAGTTGGTCGCCCGCGTGACCGGCGTTCGCGACGCCGTGTGGGAATCGGACGAAAGCGAACTGGCGTTTGGCGACGCGATCAGCAAGGGCGACACGGTCCAACTGGCCAGTGGCGTGCTCGAGTTGCTGCTGACGACCGGGGCCAAAGTGACGGTCGAGGGACCTGCCAGCTTCGAGGCGAGCTCTTCGATCGAGACCACGCTATCACGCGGCAAGATCGCGGCCGCGGTGCCGCGCTCCGCACGCGGCTACACGATCCTGACTCCCACGTCCGAGGTGGTCGACATCGGCACCCAGTTCGGCGTGTCGGTCGAAGACTCGGGCGATTCGGAGGTCCACGTGTTCGATGGCGACGTGGTCGCCCGCTCACGCCAGGCGGACGCCTCGACCGAGCTGATCCACGCCAAACGCGACGAGGCGATGCGGTTCGACTCGGAGAGCGACGTGCCGGTGAGGTTCGCCGCCCGCAACAACGACTTCGTGCGCAGCTTCGATCGGGTGCTGTCGAGCGCGGAGCTCCCGCCGCTACCGGTGCACCGCAAGCTGGAGCTTTGGCTCGCCTCGGACACGCTCACCGAAGCGAAGGAAGGCGACGCGGTCGCCACGTGGCGCGACCTGCAGGTGGGCGACAACGATTTCTCCGATGACGCCTGGCAGTTCGACGAACGGCGTTGCCCGCGGCTGGTGATCGACGAGCGGGGCCGCCGCGCGTTGCGGTTCGACGGCTGGTCGACCTACATGGCGACCACGCCGATGGAGACCGGCGCGCGGCAGACCGTGGTCGTGGCGTACTCGCCGGGCCCCACGAGCTTCGCTAACGACTACCACGGCGGGATCTTGCTGAAGTACCCCGGGGCGCCCTCGATGGAGCTGGCGCTGTTTGCGGACCGCTCCGTGAGGGGCTGGGTTTGGCCCGGCCAGGGGAGCGCTTCGAACGTCGGCGTGATCCGCTCGGCTCCGGTCGAACACGCGGGCGTGGCGGTGGCGGCTTACGCCTACGACTCCACCGACGATCACGCCGAGCTGTGGGCCAATGGCGAGAGTCAGGGAACGGCGTCGGCGCCGATCGCCCTGATCAGCACCGGCCGCCGGTACCTTGGCAGTCACCCGCACCCGCACATCGAAGCAGGCTTCTTCGGCAATCTGTACGAGGTACTCGTCTACAATACGCGGCTCGAACCCGCGGAGATGGACGAGCTGAACCACTATTTCCAGCAGCGTTACGCCGAGACGGCGGCGCCCTGA
- a CDS encoding metal-dependent hydrolase, whose translation MSPVGHTLTGLAIGRLATPHEWAPRVRAISLFVFVLLANAPDAPLPGWGHERYQVSHSLLVTLLAIAAGVVAVRQVDRRSRLCATVYAGAAAAWLSHLLLDTFYSHGKGLAMFWPLGDGRLAMPIPCFSHMQLSPLLSLFNLRVFAVELAAYGVLLAVVWIATRRRLAVTPPPPRG comes from the coding sequence ATGAGCCCTGTGGGACACACCTTGACCGGGCTGGCGATCGGCAGACTCGCCACTCCGCACGAATGGGCGCCACGTGTGCGGGCGATCTCACTTTTCGTCTTCGTCTTGCTGGCCAACGCCCCCGACGCCCCGCTGCCGGGCTGGGGCCACGAGCGCTACCAAGTAAGCCACAGCCTGCTGGTCACCCTGCTGGCGATCGCGGCGGGCGTTGTGGCGGTGCGGCAAGTCGACCGCCGCAGCCGCCTTTGCGCCACGGTCTACGCGGGCGCCGCCGCGGCGTGGCTCAGCCACTTGCTGCTCGACACGTTCTACAGCCACGGCAAAGGCCTGGCGATGTTCTGGCCGCTGGGCGACGGCAGGCTGGCGATGCCGATTCCCTGCTTCTCTCACATGCAGCTGAGCCCATTGCTGAGCCTATTCAATTTGCGCGTGTTCGCCGTCGAGCTGGCCGCTTATGGCGTGTTGCTCGCGGTGGTGTGGATTGCGACCCGGCGGCGATTAGCCGTCACGCCACCACCGCCTCGAGGGTGA
- a CDS encoding DUF1559 domain-containing protein, with protein sequence MHPTTWRNQRAPRQAPGFTLVELMVTIAIVGMLVSVVSPAVQAARESARRLECKNNLKQLSLACVGHHDVHGHFPSGGWGWYWIGDADRGFSKDQPGGWIFNLLPYFEEYAIYDQASDGDPYKLTRKQRGGAAKIVSTPLSVINCPSRRPNIAYPLNANEGGDWGFFNSVTPVVAGRSDYAINSGHVYNEWPNRDFGRGPSSYQEADRWTASHYWGGEQDLANRNLPDGIAMSGVSFERSVVPMRRITDGLSNTYLIGERHIPQTDYMNGYDYGDNETWCTGFNNDNYRKTGRLEGGQIVELAPVPDNATDRAEHWGRFGSAHQQGWNVAYCDGSVREVSYEIDWRVHRDRGNRQDGATTLSR encoded by the coding sequence ATGCATCCCACGACATGGCGAAACCAACGCGCCCCGCGCCAAGCTCCCGGGTTCACCCTGGTCGAGCTGATGGTGACTATCGCAATCGTCGGGATGCTTGTCTCGGTCGTGTCGCCCGCCGTCCAGGCGGCGCGCGAGAGCGCCCGTCGACTCGAGTGCAAGAACAACCTCAAACAGCTCTCGCTGGCTTGTGTGGGCCATCACGATGTGCACGGCCATTTCCCCAGCGGCGGATGGGGGTGGTACTGGATCGGCGACGCCGACCGCGGCTTCAGCAAGGACCAGCCAGGCGGATGGATCTTCAATCTGCTTCCGTACTTCGAGGAGTACGCCATCTACGACCAAGCGAGCGACGGCGACCCCTACAAGCTGACTCGCAAGCAGCGGGGCGGGGCGGCCAAGATCGTGAGCACGCCTTTGTCGGTCATCAACTGCCCATCGCGCCGGCCAAACATCGCCTATCCGCTGAACGCCAACGAGGGGGGCGACTGGGGGTTTTTCAACTCGGTCACCCCGGTCGTGGCGGGACGCAGCGACTACGCCATCAACTCCGGCCACGTTTACAACGAGTGGCCCAACCGCGATTTCGGCCGCGGGCCTTCGAGCTACCAAGAGGCCGATCGATGGACGGCCAGCCACTACTGGGGCGGCGAGCAAGACCTCGCCAACCGCAACTTGCCGGACGGCATCGCGATGTCGGGCGTCTCCTTCGAGCGCAGCGTGGTTCCCATGCGGCGGATCACCGATGGCCTGTCGAACACGTACCTGATAGGCGAGCGACACATCCCTCAAACCGATTACATGAACGGCTACGACTACGGCGACAACGAGACCTGGTGCACCGGTTTCAACAACGACAATTACCGTAAAACGGGCCGCCTCGAAGGGGGCCAGATTGTTGAGCTCGCTCCCGTGCCCGACAACGCTACCGATCGGGCCGAGCACTGGGGCAGGTTTGGCTCCGCCCACCAGCAAGGCTGGAACGTGGCCTACTGCGATGGGAGCGTCCGCGAGGTCAGCTACGAGATCGATTGGCGAGTCCACCGCGATCGCGGCAACCGGCAAGATGGCGCCACGACCCTCTCCCGATGA